One stretch of Amycolatopsis sp. NBC_00345 DNA includes these proteins:
- a CDS encoding FMN-binding glutamate synthase family protein — MVRISAVRFGAVALLVLVALGGVALVVAVSPWWWFLAGPLLALAVTGVYDLGQRRHSILRNYPVLGHARFLLEGIRPELQQYFVERNFDGRPYDRDVRSIVYQRAKGTDAEEPFGTERDVYADGYEFLVHSMAPVKEPEAPPRVRVGGPDCTKPYDMALLNVSAMSFGALSSNAILALNRGAALGGFAHDTGEGGLSEYHLRAGGDLIWEVGTGYFGCRTADGDFDASAFADKAGHDAVKCVSLKLSQGAKPGIGGVLPGSKVNAEIARVREVPVGRTVISPPYHRVFSTPRELVRFVARMRELAGGKPTGFKLCVGSRRQVLALCKAMADEGVTPDFIVVDGSEGGTGAAPLEFADHLGTPLTEGLITVHNALVGTGLREKIRLGASGKVATGADIVKRLLQGADYTNAARAMMFAVGCIQSQRCHTNKCPVGVATQDPRRGRALAVGDKSERVRRYQASTVEGAVRIMAAMGVADPAELSPHMLRRRLDPHTVRSYAELYDWLAPGQLTAEPPADWAADWAAADPDRFTV; from the coding sequence GTGGTCAGAATCAGCGCGGTGAGGTTCGGCGCGGTGGCGCTGCTCGTACTCGTGGCACTCGGCGGCGTCGCGCTCGTTGTGGCGGTCTCGCCGTGGTGGTGGTTCCTCGCCGGGCCGCTCCTCGCGCTCGCCGTGACCGGGGTGTACGACCTGGGCCAGCGCCGGCACTCGATCCTGCGGAACTACCCGGTGCTCGGGCACGCCCGGTTCCTGCTCGAGGGCATCCGGCCGGAGCTGCAGCAGTACTTCGTGGAGCGCAATTTCGACGGCCGCCCGTACGACCGTGACGTCCGCAGCATCGTCTACCAGCGCGCGAAGGGCACGGACGCGGAGGAGCCGTTCGGCACCGAGCGCGACGTGTACGCCGACGGCTACGAGTTCCTGGTGCACTCGATGGCGCCGGTGAAGGAACCTGAGGCCCCGCCGCGCGTGCGTGTCGGCGGGCCGGACTGCACGAAGCCCTACGACATGGCGCTGCTGAACGTCTCGGCGATGAGCTTCGGCGCGTTGTCGTCGAACGCGATCCTCGCCCTGAACCGGGGCGCGGCGCTCGGCGGGTTCGCCCACGACACCGGCGAGGGCGGGCTGAGCGAGTACCACCTGCGCGCCGGCGGCGACCTGATCTGGGAGGTCGGCACCGGGTACTTCGGCTGCCGCACGGCCGACGGGGACTTCGACGCGAGCGCGTTCGCGGACAAGGCCGGCCACGACGCGGTCAAGTGCGTCTCGCTCAAGCTCTCGCAGGGCGCCAAGCCCGGCATCGGCGGCGTGCTGCCCGGCAGCAAGGTCAACGCCGAGATCGCCCGGGTCCGCGAGGTGCCGGTGGGCCGGACGGTGATCTCCCCGCCGTACCACCGGGTTTTCTCGACGCCGCGCGAGCTGGTGCGGTTCGTCGCGCGGATGCGGGAGCTGGCGGGCGGCAAGCCGACCGGGTTCAAACTGTGCGTCGGCTCGCGGCGGCAGGTGCTGGCGTTGTGCAAGGCGATGGCGGACGAGGGCGTGACGCCGGACTTCATCGTCGTCGACGGGTCCGAGGGCGGCACCGGGGCGGCGCCGCTGGAGTTCGCCGACCACCTCGGCACCCCGCTCACCGAGGGCCTGATCACCGTCCACAATGCACTCGTCGGGACCGGCCTGCGCGAGAAGATCCGGCTGGGCGCCAGCGGGAAGGTGGCCACCGGCGCGGACATCGTCAAGCGGCTGCTGCAGGGCGCCGACTACACGAACGCGGCGCGGGCGATGATGTTCGCCGTCGGCTGCATCCAGTCGCAGCGCTGCCACACGAACAAGTGCCCGGTCGGCGTCGCCACCCAGGACCCGCGCCGCGGCCGCGCGCTCGCCGTCGGCGACAAGTCGGAGCGGGTGCGGCGGTACCAGGCCTCGACGGTCGAAGGCGCCGTGCGGATCATGGCCGCGATGGGCGTCGCGGACCCGGCGGAGCTTTCCCCGCACATGCTGCGCCGCCGGCTCGACCCGCACACCGTCCGCTCGTACGCGGAGCTGTACGACTGGCTCGCGCCCGGCCAGCTGACCGCCGAGCCGCCGGCGGACTGGGCCGCCGACTGGGCGGCGGCCGACCCGGACCGGTTCACCGTGTAG
- a CDS encoding PP2C family protein-serine/threonine phosphatase — protein sequence MPVTPVARLGTPGFRLRVLLIEDDDGDALLVEEMLADAMVPTTLARVRTLAEAVAGPVAADCVLLDLQLPDAMGLTGLTRLLRHAPGTAVVVLTGQNDEATGVAAVAAGAQDYLGKDQVDGPLLGKALRYAWERKRTEQVEQQLLQQQLLASENSRLERGLLPTPLLTDPRLRLAAKYRPGRNGSLLGGDFYDAIERADGTVQLVIGDVCGHGPDEAALGVALRIAWRALVLAGLPTAEVLATVERVLVHERIRPLFATLCMVEVAPDRASLRMSLAGHPPPLVATRDGGGRLLPGAKLGVPLGVIPDARWDPLDVALEPGWSLLLYTDGVFEGRVGDGPERLGHEKMAELLLRLLREAGPDADRGEVLDELITRVEELNAGALDDDVALAMLTHLPREGA from the coding sequence ATGCCGGTGACCCCCGTCGCCCGCTTGGGCACCCCGGGCTTCCGGCTGCGGGTGCTGCTGATCGAGGACGACGACGGCGACGCGCTGCTCGTCGAGGAGATGCTCGCCGACGCGATGGTCCCCACCACCCTCGCGCGGGTGCGGACGCTGGCCGAGGCCGTCGCCGGGCCGGTCGCCGCCGACTGCGTGCTGCTGGACCTGCAGCTGCCGGACGCGATGGGGCTGACCGGGCTGACCCGGCTGCTCCGGCACGCGCCCGGCACCGCCGTGGTGGTCCTGACCGGCCAGAACGACGAAGCGACCGGGGTCGCGGCGGTCGCCGCCGGCGCCCAGGACTACCTGGGCAAGGACCAGGTCGACGGGCCGCTGCTGGGCAAGGCGCTGCGGTACGCCTGGGAGCGCAAGCGCACCGAGCAGGTGGAGCAGCAGCTGCTCCAGCAGCAGCTGCTGGCCAGCGAGAACTCGCGCCTGGAGCGCGGGCTGCTGCCGACGCCGTTGCTCACCGACCCACGCCTGCGCCTGGCCGCCAAGTACCGGCCCGGCCGCAACGGCTCCCTGCTCGGCGGCGACTTCTACGACGCCATCGAACGGGCCGACGGCACCGTGCAGCTGGTGATCGGCGACGTCTGCGGCCACGGCCCGGACGAGGCCGCGCTGGGCGTCGCGCTGCGCATCGCCTGGCGCGCGCTGGTGCTGGCGGGGCTGCCGACGGCCGAGGTGCTGGCCACGGTGGAGCGGGTGCTGGTCCACGAGCGGATCCGGCCGTTGTTCGCGACGCTGTGCATGGTCGAGGTCGCGCCCGACCGCGCTTCGCTGCGGATGAGCCTCGCGGGGCACCCGCCGCCGCTGGTCGCGACCCGGGACGGCGGCGGGCGCCTGCTGCCGGGGGCGAAGCTGGGCGTGCCGCTCGGCGTGATCCCGGACGCGCGCTGGGATCCGCTCGACGTGGCGCTGGAGCCGGGCTGGTCGTTGCTGCTCTACACCGACGGGGTCTTCGAAGGCCGGGTCGGCGACGGCCCCGAGCGCCTCGGCCACGAGAAGATGGCGGAGCTGCTCCTGCGGCTGCTGCGTGAGGCCGGCCCCGACGCCGACCGCGGCGAGGTGCTGGACGAGCTGATCACCCGCGTCGAGGAGCTGAACGCGGGCGCACTCGACGACGACGTCGCCCTCGCCATGCTCACGCACCTCCCCCGGGAGGGCGCGTGA
- a CDS encoding ATP-binding protein, whose amino-acid sequence MNRYAGAESRWPIRRWVTLLAGLEAVLLLAALAGGGIALANLTSARTQLLDRTGPQLLQANALSQALLNQETGVRGYLLTGQRDFLQPYIDGRQAQSDAVEELRRLGATPDTEAGNDLEAVLRAAKAWQEVAAAPGQGSAGRPSPDLADHGKTLFDQVRTSLATMDAHLSVARNAGRDALNRAAQVLTALLIVIAVLVVILFALLYLWLHRAITRPITRLAEEVRVVSDDNLHHPVYGTGPRELVKLGADVEAMRQRIVDEVSALERAHALLDVRTQALERSNSDLEQFAYVASHDLQEPLRKVASFCQLLERRYKGQLDERGDQYIAFAVDGAKRMQNLINDLLSFSRVGRRTAEPVVLDTGRLLDEALGNLEPVIEETGARVERGELPEVRGEASLLTAVLQNLVNNALKFHADEAPVVRVEAERDGDEWLFSVTDNGIGIEDQYADRIFAIFQRLHSKAAYSGTGIGLAMCRKIVEHHGGRIWLDTGYTGGSRFRFTLPVVAAESTVDPKLVPAAESQNENQNENQNEDA is encoded by the coding sequence GTGAACCGGTACGCGGGCGCGGAATCGCGATGGCCGATCCGCCGCTGGGTCACGCTGCTCGCCGGGCTCGAAGCCGTGCTGCTGCTCGCGGCGCTCGCCGGCGGCGGGATCGCGCTCGCCAACCTCACCAGCGCGCGCACGCAGCTGCTGGACCGGACCGGGCCACAACTGTTGCAGGCCAACGCTTTGTCGCAGGCGTTGCTCAACCAGGAGACCGGCGTCCGCGGGTACCTGCTGACCGGGCAGCGCGACTTCCTCCAGCCCTACATCGACGGCAGGCAGGCCCAGTCCGACGCGGTGGAGGAGCTGCGCCGGCTCGGCGCGACGCCGGACACGGAGGCCGGCAACGACCTCGAAGCCGTGCTGCGGGCGGCGAAGGCCTGGCAGGAGGTCGCCGCCGCGCCGGGCCAGGGCAGCGCCGGACGGCCGTCCCCGGACCTGGCCGACCACGGCAAGACGCTGTTCGACCAGGTCCGCACGAGCCTGGCGACGATGGACGCGCACCTGTCGGTCGCCCGCAACGCCGGCCGGGACGCGCTGAACCGCGCCGCCCAGGTGCTCACCGCGCTGCTGATCGTGATCGCCGTGCTGGTGGTGATCCTGTTCGCGCTGCTCTACCTGTGGCTGCACCGCGCCATCACCCGGCCGATCACGCGGCTGGCCGAGGAGGTGCGGGTGGTGTCGGACGACAACCTGCACCACCCCGTGTACGGCACGGGGCCGCGCGAACTGGTGAAGCTGGGCGCGGACGTCGAAGCGATGCGGCAGCGGATCGTCGACGAGGTCAGCGCGCTGGAGCGTGCGCACGCGCTGCTCGACGTCCGGACGCAGGCGCTGGAGCGGTCCAACTCCGACCTGGAGCAGTTCGCGTACGTCGCCTCGCACGACCTGCAGGAGCCGTTGCGCAAGGTGGCGAGCTTCTGCCAGCTGCTGGAACGCCGGTACAAGGGCCAGCTCGACGAGCGCGGCGACCAGTACATCGCCTTCGCCGTCGACGGGGCGAAGCGGATGCAGAACCTGATCAACGACCTGCTCTCGTTCTCCCGCGTCGGCCGGCGCACCGCCGAGCCGGTGGTCCTCGACACGGGCCGGCTGCTCGACGAGGCGCTCGGCAACCTCGAGCCGGTGATCGAGGAGACCGGCGCCCGGGTCGAACGGGGCGAGCTGCCCGAGGTGCGCGGCGAGGCGTCGTTGCTCACCGCGGTGCTGCAGAACCTGGTGAACAACGCGCTGAAGTTCCACGCCGACGAGGCGCCCGTGGTCCGCGTCGAAGCCGAGCGCGACGGTGACGAGTGGCTGTTCTCCGTCACCGACAACGGGATCGGCATCGAGGACCAGTACGCCGACCGGATCTTCGCGATCTTCCAGCGGCTGCACAGCAAGGCCGCCTACAGCGGGACCGGCATCGGGCTGGCGATGTGCCGCAAGATCGTCGAGCACCACGGCGGGCGCATCTGGCTGGACACCGGGTACACCGGGGGCAGCCGCTTCCGCTTCACCCTGCCCGTCGTGGCCGCCGAGTCCACTGTGGATCCAAAGCTTGTTCCCGCCGCCGAGAGCCAGAACGAGAACCAGAACGAGAACCAGAACGAGGACGCATGA
- a CDS encoding response regulator → MTESLAPIDILLVEDDPGDVLMTQEAFEHHKIRNPLYVVSDGVEALQFLRQEGPYADAPRPGLVLLDLNLPRKDGREVLAEVKAAPELRCIPVVVLTTSEAEEDILRSYDLHANAYVAKPVDFDRFVEVVRQIDDFWVTVVKLPR, encoded by the coding sequence ATGACCGAGAGCCTTGCCCCCATCGACATCCTGCTCGTCGAGGACGACCCCGGCGACGTGCTGATGACGCAGGAGGCGTTCGAGCACCACAAGATCCGCAACCCGCTGTACGTGGTGTCCGACGGCGTCGAGGCGCTGCAGTTCCTCCGGCAGGAGGGCCCGTACGCCGACGCGCCGCGGCCGGGGCTGGTCCTGCTGGACCTCAACCTGCCCCGCAAGGACGGCCGTGAGGTGCTCGCCGAGGTGAAGGCCGCGCCCGAGCTGCGGTGCATCCCGGTGGTGGTGCTGACCACCTCGGAGGCCGAGGAGGACATCCTGCGCAGTTACGACCTGCACGCCAACGCCTACGTGGCCAAGCCGGTGGACTTCGACCGGTTTGTCGAGGTCGTGCGCCAGATCGACGATTTCTGGGTCACTGTCGTCAAGCTGCCCCGTTGA
- a CDS encoding STAS domain-containing protein translates to MTSSSPDVPAPRQESGDLQVTVRWRGDAVVIAVAGEIDLVTAPEFDEVVAGVVDQGPAVLVVDLGGVSFLSSAGLQVLAGAHRRLGERGLRAVTTSTATSRPFTSTGLDTWIGLFPSVDEALAATPGTGE, encoded by the coding sequence GTGACGTCTTCTTCGCCGGATGTTCCCGCCCCCCGCCAGGAGAGCGGTGACCTGCAGGTCACCGTGCGCTGGCGCGGCGACGCGGTGGTGATCGCCGTGGCGGGCGAGATCGACCTGGTGACCGCGCCGGAGTTCGACGAGGTCGTCGCCGGCGTCGTCGACCAGGGCCCGGCCGTGCTGGTGGTCGACCTGGGCGGGGTCTCGTTCCTCAGCTCGGCGGGCCTGCAGGTGCTGGCGGGCGCCCACCGGCGGCTCGGCGAGCGCGGCCTGCGGGCGGTCACCACGTCGACCGCGACGTCGAGGCCGTTCACCAGTACCGGCCTGGACACGTGGATCGGGCTGTTCCCCTCGGTGGACGAGGCGCTGGCCGCCACCCCGGGAACGGGGGAGTGA
- a CDS encoding ATP-binding protein, whose translation MAVTDEGAFPVSPLRCDGVPAEPRALRALRHRLTAWALAAGIEPDLAQDIALAGYEALANVADHAYHNNHGGLVDLEASLHQDRVEVVITDHGHWRAPVADSAQVSLRGRGLMLLRASADAAEITPGADGTVVTLGWNLPVPSSH comes from the coding sequence GTGGCGGTCACCGATGAGGGCGCCTTCCCGGTCTCGCCCTTGCGCTGCGACGGCGTGCCGGCCGAGCCGCGCGCCCTGCGCGCCCTGCGGCACCGGCTCACGGCGTGGGCGCTGGCCGCCGGCATCGAGCCGGACCTGGCCCAGGACATCGCGCTGGCCGGTTACGAGGCCCTGGCGAACGTCGCGGACCACGCCTACCACAACAACCACGGCGGCCTGGTGGATCTCGAGGCCTCGCTGCACCAGGACCGCGTCGAGGTCGTGATCACCGACCACGGCCACTGGCGCGCCCCGGTCGCCGACTCGGCCCAGGTGTCGCTGCGCGGCCGCGGCCTGATGCTCCTGCGCGCGAGCGCGGACGCCGCGGAGATCACCCCCGGCGCGGACGGCACCGTGGTGACCCTGGGCTGGAACCTGCCGGTGCCGTCGTCACACTGA
- a CDS encoding AMP-binding protein, whose protein sequence is MPLSPSAHVDTFCRDNLPPAGQWPELVFDRPELAYPIRLNAATRLLDGAVARWGAERRAVLSADITWTYGELLARANQVAGTLAGLGVVPGNRVLLRGPNTPWLAACWLGVLKAGAVAVTTMPMLRAHELTKIVEAASPTLALADHRYTEELQAFDLPVLAYGGDAPEDLAIRCAGQPPTFDDVATAADDVAILAFTSGTTGRPKATMHFHRDLIAIADTFSRHVLKPEPDDLFTGTPPLAFTFGLGGLLVFPLHAGAATLLVERATPLELAELAAAHGVTALFTAPTAYRAILASDRRPLLRGLRRAVSAGEALPAAVATDFHDATGHWLIDGIGSTEMLHVFISAADGDARPGSTGRVVPGFRARILDEDGHPVPDGTAGRLAVQGPTGCRYLADDRQSVFVQDGWNLTGDTYVRDGDGYFHYRARSDDMIVSSGYNIAGPEVEEVLLRHPDVLECAVVAAPDEARGSVVAAYVVLRDGVAPSPGKATELQDFAKSLAAPYKYPRRMEFVTALPRNPSGKVQRFLLRRRAAEVPSPSV, encoded by the coding sequence GTGCCGCTCTCGCCCAGTGCCCACGTGGACACCTTCTGCCGGGACAACCTGCCGCCCGCCGGCCAGTGGCCCGAGCTGGTCTTCGACCGGCCCGAGCTGGCCTATCCGATCCGGCTCAACGCCGCGACCCGGCTGCTCGACGGCGCCGTCGCGCGCTGGGGTGCTGAGCGCCGCGCCGTACTGTCCGCGGACATCACGTGGACCTACGGCGAGCTGCTGGCCCGCGCGAACCAGGTGGCCGGGACGCTGGCCGGGCTGGGCGTGGTGCCCGGCAACCGCGTGCTGCTGCGCGGGCCGAACACCCCGTGGCTCGCCGCGTGCTGGCTGGGCGTGCTGAAGGCGGGCGCGGTGGCCGTCACGACCATGCCGATGCTGCGCGCGCACGAGCTGACGAAGATCGTCGAGGCCGCCTCGCCGACGCTCGCACTGGCCGATCACCGCTATACCGAGGAATTGCAGGCGTTCGACCTGCCCGTGCTCGCGTACGGCGGTGACGCGCCCGAAGACCTCGCCATCCGTTGTGCCGGGCAGCCGCCGACGTTCGACGACGTGGCCACGGCCGCCGACGACGTCGCGATCCTGGCGTTCACCTCGGGCACGACCGGCCGCCCGAAGGCGACCATGCACTTCCACCGCGACCTGATCGCCATCGCGGACACCTTCTCGCGGCACGTTTTGAAGCCGGAGCCGGACGACCTGTTCACCGGCACGCCACCGCTCGCGTTCACCTTCGGGCTCGGCGGCCTGCTGGTGTTCCCGCTGCACGCGGGCGCGGCCACGCTGCTCGTCGAGCGGGCCACTCCCCTGGAGCTGGCCGAGCTGGCGGCCGCCCACGGCGTCACGGCGCTGTTCACCGCGCCCACGGCGTACCGCGCGATCCTCGCCTCCGACCGGCGGCCGCTGCTGCGCGGCCTGCGGCGCGCGGTGTCGGCGGGCGAGGCGCTGCCGGCCGCGGTGGCAACCGACTTCCACGACGCGACCGGGCACTGGCTGATCGACGGCATCGGCAGCACCGAAATGCTGCACGTCTTCATCTCCGCCGCCGACGGCGACGCGCGCCCGGGCTCCACCGGCCGCGTCGTGCCGGGCTTCCGCGCCCGCATCCTCGACGAAGACGGCCACCCGGTCCCGGACGGCACCGCGGGCCGGCTCGCGGTGCAGGGCCCCACCGGCTGCCGTTACCTCGCCGACGACCGCCAGTCCGTGTTCGTGCAGGACGGCTGGAACCTCACCGGCGACACCTACGTCCGCGACGGGGACGGCTACTTCCACTACCGCGCCCGCAGCGACGACATGATCGTGTCCTCGGGGTACAACATCGCGGGCCCGGAAGTCGAAGAGGTGCTGCTGCGCCACCCGGACGTCCTGGAGTGCGCGGTGGTCGCCGCCCCGGACGAGGCCCGCGGCTCGGTGGTGGCGGCGTACGTGGTCCTGCGCGACGGCGTCGCCCCGTCCCCGGGCAAGGCCACGGAACTGCAGGACTTCGCGAAATCCCTTGCGGCGCCGTACAAGTACCCGCGGCGGATGGAGTTCGTCACGGCCCTGCCCCGGAATCCCAGCGGCAAGGTGCAGCGCTTCCTCCTCCGCCGCCGCGCGGCCGAGGTGCCCAGCCCGTCAGTGTGA
- a CDS encoding CHAT domain-containing protein, which yields MAPDPRFSVTATVVGLGENDRDGVTVLTVDVPPRAEVLLVDGSLLTQRREARAVRAAVATAVDALPDGTYFAVVLGTDRVEQSYPPQGLIAADRLSRAAAMKAVRRMKGHRGPLSYGHWLRYANALTRDFFDAHLTLLGAHEGEDPILLDAALQACRGALRCDAVGVGAGRTLAMITRELSGSLAVVESSAMGPALRAAANRPRRLSLRLSPAPGVTITSVRDETSTRLTGPEFPVVPGLQRFAVQLRFDGPLVLNGLDAVHVELVEPGRADALARATAQFFRETRTGYEQPWGGAPPDGAVGETGNYGSQPGEYPQGGYPQPGNQQPGYDEGYGQSGSPWSSSPQGGYGQSGSAWGGSPQGGYDQGYPPDVIAPQGRDPVESAGPARPSPPDPPVQEPVVNTGFAPVNGSPESPSRTLAAGGTYDFWLDISGPNPYSIETAPAPLPGFVPRDETLVVAVFGFPGEIEVDPANALRLLAPGQRARFPVRLPSPPGVYRLRCGIYWRQVLVESRVVTVHATPRAEYRADALQSTVDYRLADPAVPGPLPDFTPHTASLLLNDNGDGTHALRVLATDGGELFRSDATIGEAELATQIRLARGALRRVAWGTDQSWRAEDGYRYARPASTELLTQDLTSLARNGFRLHHLLLRALGRSTGGDVYAMTDRLRSALARPGLIQIALKESARQVLPAALLYDLPLDTSGPLRLCAEFLHHRREGLPLAGSACFRGDCAQAREPDDTVVCPGGFWGYRHALGLPVSLGRGAALPAGIAVDGAVRLSVGVYRDFQYVEEHCQALHDLLPQLDWQPRDGRDAVLRELAAGNPHLVYLYCHGGVDADVPYLRVGRAAEPAITPDNLFHSRIHWASTRPLVFLNGCRTTDLEPERAIDFVSFFVEDALACAVIGTEITVFEDLARTFAEQFVRRFLVDRAPLGEAVLSARLALLEDGNPLGLAYIPFGLPSLRVVDEVSPAV from the coding sequence GTGGCGCCGGATCCGCGTTTCTCGGTCACGGCCACGGTCGTCGGCCTCGGCGAAAACGACCGGGACGGTGTGACGGTGCTGACCGTCGACGTCCCGCCGCGCGCGGAGGTACTGCTCGTCGACGGCTCCCTGCTCACGCAGCGACGGGAAGCCCGCGCGGTCCGCGCCGCCGTCGCCACGGCCGTCGACGCGCTGCCCGACGGCACGTACTTCGCGGTGGTACTGGGCACTGACCGGGTCGAGCAAAGCTATCCCCCGCAAGGGCTGATCGCGGCGGACAGGCTCAGCCGCGCCGCCGCCATGAAGGCGGTCCGGCGCATGAAGGGCCACCGCGGCCCGCTCTCGTACGGCCACTGGCTCCGGTATGCGAACGCGCTGACCCGCGACTTCTTCGACGCCCACCTGACCCTGCTCGGCGCACACGAGGGCGAAGACCCGATCCTCTTGGACGCGGCACTGCAGGCCTGCCGCGGTGCGCTGAGGTGCGACGCCGTCGGGGTCGGCGCCGGGCGCACCCTGGCGATGATCACCCGTGAGCTGTCCGGGTCGCTGGCGGTCGTCGAGTCCTCCGCGATGGGTCCCGCGCTCCGAGCGGCGGCGAACCGCCCGCGGCGGCTGAGCCTGCGCCTGTCCCCGGCCCCCGGCGTCACCATCACCTCGGTACGCGACGAGACGAGCACCCGCCTGACCGGACCGGAATTCCCAGTGGTGCCCGGCCTGCAGCGGTTCGCGGTGCAGCTACGGTTCGACGGCCCGCTGGTTCTGAACGGGCTCGACGCCGTCCACGTCGAGCTGGTCGAGCCCGGCCGGGCGGACGCGCTGGCCCGCGCCACCGCGCAGTTCTTCCGGGAGACACGAACGGGGTACGAACAACCTTGGGGCGGAGCACCGCCGGATGGCGCCGTCGGCGAGACCGGCAACTATGGCAGCCAGCCGGGCGAGTACCCGCAGGGCGGATACCCACAGCCCGGGAACCAGCAGCCCGGCTACGACGAGGGCTACGGCCAAAGCGGCAGCCCCTGGAGCAGCTCCCCGCAAGGCGGCTACGGCCAAAGCGGCAGCGCTTGGGGCGGCTCCCCGCAAGGCGGCTACGACCAGGGCTACCCACCCGACGTCATCGCGCCACAGGGCCGGGATCCCGTCGAATCCGCCGGACCCGCCCGGCCGTCCCCGCCGGACCCGCCGGTCCAGGAGCCCGTGGTCAACACCGGTTTCGCCCCGGTGAACGGCTCCCCCGAATCCCCGAGCCGGACGCTGGCCGCCGGGGGCACGTACGACTTCTGGCTCGACATCAGCGGCCCCAACCCTTACTCGATCGAAACCGCGCCCGCTCCCCTGCCCGGGTTCGTGCCGCGCGACGAGACCCTGGTCGTCGCGGTGTTCGGCTTCCCCGGTGAGATCGAGGTGGACCCGGCGAACGCGCTCCGCCTGCTGGCGCCCGGGCAGCGGGCGCGTTTCCCGGTGCGGCTGCCGTCGCCGCCGGGGGTGTACCGGCTGCGGTGCGGGATCTACTGGCGGCAGGTGCTGGTCGAGTCCCGCGTGGTGACCGTGCACGCCACGCCGCGCGCCGAGTACCGGGCCGACGCTCTTCAGTCCACTGTGGACTACCGGCTGGCCGACCCCGCCGTGCCCGGGCCGCTGCCCGACTTCACCCCGCACACGGCGAGCCTGCTGCTCAACGACAACGGCGACGGCACCCACGCGCTGCGGGTGCTGGCTACCGACGGCGGCGAGCTGTTCCGTTCCGACGCCACGATCGGCGAGGCCGAGCTGGCCACGCAGATCCGGCTCGCCCGCGGCGCGCTGCGGCGGGTCGCGTGGGGCACGGACCAGTCGTGGCGGGCCGAGGACGGTTACCGCTACGCCCGTCCGGCGTCCACCGAGCTGCTCACCCAGGACCTGACCAGCTTGGCGCGCAACGGTTTCCGCCTGCACCACCTGCTGCTGCGCGCGCTCGGCCGCTCGACCGGCGGCGACGTGTACGCGATGACCGACCGGCTCCGCTCGGCCCTCGCGCGGCCGGGGCTGATCCAGATCGCGCTGAAGGAGTCGGCGCGGCAGGTGCTCCCGGCGGCGCTGCTGTACGACCTGCCGCTGGACACGAGCGGCCCGCTCCGGCTGTGCGCCGAGTTCCTGCACCACCGCCGCGAAGGGCTCCCGCTCGCGGGCTCGGCCTGCTTCCGCGGCGACTGCGCCCAGGCCAGGGAACCGGACGACACCGTGGTGTGCCCGGGCGGGTTCTGGGGCTACCGGCACGCGCTCGGCCTGCCGGTGTCCCTCGGGCGCGGCGCGGCCCTGCCCGCCGGGATCGCGGTGGACGGCGCGGTGCGGCTGAGCGTCGGGGTCTACCGCGACTTCCAGTACGTCGAGGAGCACTGCCAAGCCCTGCACGACCTGCTCCCCCAGCTCGACTGGCAGCCCCGCGACGGCCGTGACGCGGTGCTGCGCGAACTGGCTGCCGGCAACCCGCACCTGGTGTACCTGTACTGCCACGGCGGCGTGGACGCCGACGTGCCGTACCTGCGCGTCGGCCGGGCCGCCGAGCCCGCCATCACGCCGGACAACCTGTTCCACAGCCGCATCCACTGGGCCTCGACGCGCCCGCTGGTCTTCCTCAACGGCTGCCGCACCACGGACCTCGAGCCCGAGCGCGCGATCGACTTCGTCAGCTTCTTCGTGGAGGACGCGCTCGCCTGCGCCGTGATCGGCACCGAGATCACCGTGTTCGAGGACCTGGCCCGCACCTTCGCGGAACAGTTCGTGCGCCGGTTCCTGGTCGACCGCGCGCCGCTCGGCGAGGCCGTGCTGTCCGCCCGCCTCGCCCTCCTGGAGGACGGCAACCCGCTGGGTCTCGCTTACATCCCGTTCGGCCTGCCGAGCCTGCGAGTGGTTGACGAGGTTTCGCCCGCCGTGTGA